The Cygnus atratus isolate AKBS03 ecotype Queensland, Australia chromosome 16, CAtr_DNAZoo_HiC_assembly, whole genome shotgun sequence genome contains the following window.
ATATTTCTCCTCTATTACACTAGGCTGCAATGGGGCCTACAGGTACTTCAACATACCCCTTCTTACTTACACACATCCATGATTTTTGAGGGTACTTCTTGGTGTTCATTCTTCTGCTTCCTCTAGCATCCTCAACCTTTCCCAAGAACTGGAAAACCAACGCCCGACGCATCCCATTCTTACTCTAGAGCCTGCATGATTTTATCTACTCCCTCAAATGCAGACATATTATACAGGTGACGGTGAGGCAGAAGTCACTGAGGTACATCTCTTCAGACTAGCATATCCTGCACCAACAGCAtagcttcaaaataaaactttaagaaACACGTCAGCAGTACATTTTTACCAAAAGTCTTTGCTGTTTTATCAAATGAATTCGTGCAACTTAAGAATTCTGGTGATCACTTAATGAAAAATGGCgatgtttcttgtttttattgcGCTACAGaattatgacaaaaaaaagttgagatTTCCCAGATGACCTCTGGACAGTCAGTTCTGGGTTGCTCTGGAGTTATTACTGCACAGTGACAACCTTTCCTAGAGAATGAGTACGAACATAAAGCAGAAGATACCTCCCAAGTTTTTCTCTCCTTATAGAATCAAACTACATCTTCACGGGTTTCTCTTTTATGGACTTCAATCTAACTGCTCTGAAATATGATCCAGAAACAAACCCCGTAATACTTCTTCTGCAGGGCTCATAAGAAACCGATTTCTTAAGATGTATTCATTGCCAGTTTAGCCTCATATGCCAACACCTTCTTTCAATGTTTGCTCCTCCTTCTGAGTAGGTCCTTTCTTCAAGGTAAAGATTCACATGCCCAATACTTTTCTGTCACTTAATTATTACCATCTGTAGTTGCATATCTTCACTTCTCCATCCTAATCTGTTGCAGAATAAtgattcaaaaaagaaaaacctatgAAAAGCCACCACCACAAGAGCCTGATATCAAGGAACTACAACCAAGGAAAGGATTTGGTAAAGGAactcaaagttgttttttttcccctcttcccccattCAGACTAacaacagaagtatttaaaaggCCAGGTGAAGAAAAGCACCACAAAAGCACAAGACGTTTACCTTGTGtcccttttctgttctcttccagaTCCGTCTCCTGCCAGTCTACCTTCCCAACAGCATGAAGTCACCTATTAGAGCTGCAAGTTCAAACTACTCTACTTATCTCAGCACAGGTGGTCCAAAACGAACATATACTCTTCCTTCATTTAGGGGATAGATTCCACAACTGCAGACAGACATCTCCTCAAGTGCTTATTCTATGTCTGCTCTCTATAGTGCATACTCTGCAGTAATTTTCAGCCTCTTCCCTAAAGAAGTCTGTTGTCATTAAGTTTGAATTTATCCTATTTTCTCAAAGTCATATAAACCATTccaatgtttttaataaatatgacCAAACTAGAGCAGTGGAAAGTTCTTTCAGCAAGTAATAGTTATTTGATGAAAAAAGGGTAAATTTAACAGCTGTAAAAGCatgaatttaattatttttgctctaTGTAGAGAGAGAACTTGGAGTTACAACCATTAGATGGAACCTGGAAACTCGCATCACAAGTTGAAGCTTCCCTGGGCACCAGAGGGCTGCCTCTGTAGGAGAAGAACAGCCAAATGCCAGGACAAGACATCAGAAAGCTCAGCACGCTAACAGCTTGTTCACAGATTCTTCATCGACAGGGTTTTTATGTGTACCTAATGCAGCAGCAGGATTTGAAGATCACAAAAGGATTACAACAGCATCTGTTTTTATATTATACATGCAAATGACCTTGGAGTGTGGGCTGCTCTTTAGAAACATTCAAAACAATGGGTTCATGCCACCTTTTCAACACTAACAAGGGAGAAAGGAATGTTATATACTTCCATCACCTCACCACAGCATGCACAGATCTCAATTACAGCGACCACTCTTGCCTTTCACCTTCCAGTCTATAATAATAGAATTTAATGACAATGCTACAGTCATATTCAGCCAGGTCACTGCACCAAAACAGCTGATATTTCATAGAGATATAAATAATGTGCAGACTAACATTAGGATTTCTATTACATAGtaatttattattgcttttgtttaaatcacagtatttttgtaTCAGAGAACTTACACTTCTGACTTAGGTTACTTTCTTAAATGCACATCTACAGACAAATTTTCACAAGAAGTTTCATGCTAAAGCATGAACCatccagcagaaggaaaacactgctTACGCActctcctttctgctgccaGGATTCGAGTAGCTAAACACCACCGCATTCAAAGAAATAGCACGACACTTTGCTTGCACTGCAAGGAATAAATGCTATTTGGATTATCACTAACAAAAATACGGTGTCAGTTATCCAGAGGGATGGATGAGAGTCTGGATGACAAACACACTTCAAAAAATTTGGGACCTTTGTGCAGTACATTATTACGTGGTACGTACTTTTTCAGacatactttaaaatttttctgAGATGCCTTAACAACATACAATTTactcaaaatgcttttatacaTACACAGGTAGTATCACTGACAAAGTCAAAGAACTACAGTGTCTTTGAACAACCAACCGTCAAAAATAATTCCAAtttaaaacttaagaaaaatgtaagattGTGAAGTACCCAGGTTTAACTGTTCCTATTAATCAACAGCAAGCCATTTAGATTAATTACAGGCCTCATATTCTGCCATtaataattcaatttaaatttcagattaGTTTAGAAGTTTAACTGGCTactcactgttttattttgctctttttcacaCAAGCTCAGTGCTAAAGTTTTTGGACCACAAATAGTTTTCATTAGATTAAGGCATCacttggtggttttttttgtttgtttgtttttttacactAAAGCCAAGGTGAAACTTTTACCTCCACTTTAACCCTAGCAACTTTTCACTGATGTGAAAGCTGATGCTTCATTAAGTTGCTTCTGCCATTCATTTAACAGTGACCAGGAGGACAAGCTCACTACGCACCACCACCCTGCACACACACTTACCTCACCTCTGAAAAGTGTTCAGGTCCACAGATGAAAAACTCTATGCTCTAAAACCCGCTCCTTTCATTCTTACAAGACTAGACCTAAGACAGAAGACTGTCTCTGCAGGAATGCTGTAATAAGGGGGGGCAGTCCTAGACAGGTTAATTGGTAATATTTAATAACTCTACCTCCCCTCTGCCCTTTCTTGAAGAGGTTTTCCCTATATTCAATGAACTGCTAGTGTCTGATTCTACTTTCATTAGCCTCTTTGCTTTTGTAGCTAGCTGCATTTAGCTTTCCTCAAGAACATGGGATTTATAAACCTTGTCCTTTTATTAGAGACATTTGGCCAATAATGAAACCGTATAAGAAACGTAAAAGAAGTTTGAGTTGAGTTTCCTGCCAAACAAGCAAGGACTTTTCACATTCCATATCCACTGTCCAGTCAAAACAAGCAGTGACATTTTAGTAACTTCTGAAAACGATGTTTTTTTGTAAAAGATGATTTTATGGAACACATTCTGGCAGATGCTGTCAAAGCAAGCAGGTCACCAAATAAGTAGGTGCTATATAGAGGCTTGAAATCTTCCTCAGCAAGCAAAAACAGTTCTGCaagtttttaatcaaaaaaggCACTTAAAGTTTCCTAAAAGGAATTCTTGAAGTAGGTTAGGTTCTGACTACATTGCAATTTTCCATCCCAAAATCTGTCTTCATTTCTACGTGgcttgaaaacatttctaagcTTTCTACTATCACACAGAGCAACACTACATCCACATAATTGTATATAATGAGAAACGATTGACGTGAAACTAATTGTGTGTAACCGTGAAACAGATAGCTGGAAGTTCCACCTACCTTCAGATGGTCAGAAATCAGAGTAATACCATCCTACAGATTCTTTGATTAAAGACACTATAACTACAGTAGGAAGATTTCAAAAGGTCACCAGCCTTCCAGAAGCAGCGACAGGTCCAAAAAGCCTGACTCTGCCAACCACAGAAGTTTCACGCAGGATCAGTTCCTGTTTCCCTGGTGCAAGCCTGCCAAGTcctaatttttccatttcagaatttACAGGGAAATTGCAGTCCCTCAACCATGTACAGTAAAGGCAAAGAAAACGCTTGTTATCCCCACCCTATCAAGTTATCCTGGCAGTAATCTACTATCCAGTAAATGAAGAACAACAGTCTAGTTCATTGGTAACTTAACAAAATTTCTCCCAAAAGCTGGGCAAAAACAGTGAAGTTGGCATGAAAGTAGTAAATTCAGAGTTATAAAACTGATGTTGTGGAAAATACTCTCATAAAAGAAATATCTTCCCTGATTTGAAAGCTTGCATTAATGTATTTGAGATGCAACTGCTAAGGCTATTTGAAGTTAAGGCTATACATGTGAGAGCATACAAGAGAAAACCAGccaaaaaggaagaagcttTGATCTACAGCAATGAAAGAAACTGCCTGCTTGCTTCTCTCCTAAACTGCCATGctgtgtatacatatataaaaacaaaagaatgacaAAGGAAACTGTACACAAGTGAGTGCCACTAAGTGAAAACAAGAGTCACAACTAAACCGTCTACCACCTGTGAACCACCACCTGCGTTCAGTCTGGagcaatggaaaagaaacacttcTGGAACTACTTGTTTTTACATTTGGTATTTAAATCCGTGAGTGAGAAGCATCCAAATCAGGAAGGTGTGAAGCCCTCCAAGCACAAACGACACCCAAACGCATTCCATATAGGAACAAAGCTCTGAGAGGTCATCTATACAGAAAACAAGCTAGAGCATACCTACCTGTATCAGAAGTTAGGGAAAGAATAGGGGAGCTCAGTATGCAGCCACAAGCCTTAGTCAAATACATACAACCgagaattttgtttctgtaggaAAGCCAAATCTTTCAACAACAATCACGTTATCACTGCCGAAAACAGGTATCAAAAGCTCCCTTGAGGTTACCGTTccttcagaaacatttaaaaggcaGTTTCACTTCCTCTTCCACCAGGAGGAAGAATCATTTAACTCCGTACACAAACTACCTCAGTTTTCCCAAAGACATGCAAGAGAGCACAcccacaaaacagaaagcagcaccAGCAAACCTGCAAGGGGCAAAGACAAGCATTTATCTGGCAACACTGCTTCCAGGCCCAAGGCACCATTTCTGAAAAACCTCtctcagaaacaaaatttaaaattgctaATTGCTTCCTATTATACCAGTCCAGGTTCCAAACTGCTTCCTTCCAACAGTTATCATCAAAGTTAGAAGCTGACCTTTTGCTTGCACTGGTCTTTGTATGAACAGGAACTGCAATCCTCTGATTTAGGGCTTAACCCACATATCTGGATAATCATCTAGAAACAGCTACTCTCAAACAGTGGTCCATAGTCCAAATAGTAGGTCCGTAACATTAAGTTGTTCCAAGTTTAAAAACTAGAAGGCCAACAAGGTTCAGAGGCGCACACAGCTCAACAAGACATCGAGGACCGACACCATTCACTGCTGGAAGCGGCTTTGGAACCACCACACTAGAAGACTGAGGAGGAACAAAATACAGACACTGAAATCATGATTTACAGTTAATGCACCATTCGTGTACCTTggtaaccagaaaaaaaaactatttttctctaGAGTCTGCAGTCTTTAGTGTACCAACAGTCTCAGGGAAAGACGCCAACAATTTTATATAGTAGAGACAACATCTTCAAGGACAGCCTGAACAATTTAACGTACCTGCTGGTCAGTTCTGCTCTTTACGAGGCAGACTGTCAAAATCAACTGGAGCACAACTAGTCTTCATTTTTGCATCAATCTTCCTCTCTATTTGCAACAAACTCAGAGCATAAACATTCAAGAACATTTAACACTATGAAAGGAACACTACTTATAACAAAAGGAATAGCTTTCATCCTTCTTAAAACTATAAAGCCTCAAACTGCTTAGAAGTCTATACTGAAAATGTGGCAACACTAACATCAAATCTCTATTGATGAAGTGTTTTCTATAGTATTACCAGATTcagatttgttaaaaaaatctgattataaCATTTACGTGTAACTGTTTGAAAACTTGGTAGCCTTGATGTTATGCTTTCATGTAACTGTTACAGTTCTTCCATGTAGGTCACAAGTTTCTCATTGAATAACTTTTGACATCCATACTTTCTCTTGTGAATGATATGATTGCTGTTAAACACACACTCATGACGTGACAAAAATATGTAACACTATATCACTTATTTTTACAAGTAGTACTTCGACACAAACACTTAAGGAACTGCTAAAAACACCAACTTAGCCAGTTGCATAAACACAAGTACCTTCTTTCCGTAACTGGAGGAAGGTGTGACACCAGTTTCACCGTATTGTTCCAACCAGGCTATGCAGGATGTCAGTTCTGGCACTCAGAGCATCAAAGCCAGAGCAGCCAATTCTTTCTAATGCTACCTCTTGTTAGCAAACAGCCTTGAAGTGTATATGAAAGGGCAGTTACATACTTTGCACAGTGGAGACAAGACCTCAAAGGTCCTACCCCTTATTTTTAAGGCTGTTCACATAAAtaaacatctgcaaaataaagaatttcatCACATCCAGTTACATAGTTTGATATCAGAGTATCCTCCATAGTTTATCACAACATCCAGTTTAAGACTGCTTCTACTATGGAACTGAGCTGTTTACAGGAAACCTCTAACCATTATTGACAACTAATACTTGATAAAGAACTTTATCTAGACTTTAAAAGATCTGTAACTACTATTCAGGACAGCAACTGTGTTGTTTATACTACATGCTGAAATTCTAAGTACGTTAGGACTTGTTTTTTCCAGGGGCTTACACTTGAGAAGGGTTCTTTACTAATTTAcgcaaaaaagaaaaggagcacCAACTGCTTGGCAAAATGAAgagccccttccctgccccaaaTCCTTCACTTAAGCATTCCATCCGTGTCCATGTTCCAAACACCAATGGCTTTTCATAttcatttacacattttttaaaataagcatttaaatatCCTTAGACCATACAGAAAATCAAGAATCAGAAAATGATTTCCAAAACAAACCTGCACTTTTAGAAAGTTCTAAGGAGCAGACACACAAGCATGTTTCACAGAATATGCTGTGTCTAACACAAACACCAGTAACCCTGTAGCCATTACCAAGAGGATCAAGAGACATATCAAaagaaagtaacagaaaatcTGTGTATCTAATTCCAGACACCTGTAGTTTAATTACATTTCACAACAAGGCAAGCATTGCTGTGATTCATTTAAACTTGAAAAAAGTTACCACCAGTTTCTGCAAGTCAACACACGCTAATATCTTAAATCAATTCTGTGAACAACGAAGCCAcgttttccttttcagtaattttattctaatgtgaaacatgaagaaacaaGCACCCAAGTAACTCCAATATAGTATGAAACTTTaataaaagttgtttaaaaaacaaagagcaaaattttaaaaataaactgaaaggcTTGACTCCTAATCACACATCTTTCTGACATCAGCAAGAGTACTTTCagactttcaaagaaaaacagatctgCTGTTGAAACATTACTCCCAAAGACTGTTGAAACGCATAACATGAAGCTTCAGAGACAGACAGTTTTATTAACAGGAGGCTTAATTTTAAACAGTATATACAAATCACATGACTTTTCCAAAGTTGGGACCACCTAATAAtctgtcaaaaacaaaattatgctAATGAATTACAGAAGCATCTGTGTAATGTGACCGCCTCTTTATTGAAGTACACCTTTATACAATCCTTCCACATATTCCTGTACTGTGAAATCCTCTCAGGATGCAGCGCCGCACAGGTTTCCAAATCTCTCCTACACACCACATGAATAAAACTGTTGCCACTTGCACCTCTCAATTTTGCCTGACAACACACTTCAGTGTTCCATGATATGCAACACCAAAAGGCACTGTTTTTCTTgtccaaaaaacaaaacagtttaaagATTACCATGTTTAAGTACAATGATTTGCAGGGAATAGCAGGATTTTTCAGGCAATGCCCAAGTCTTAAAATTTACCATAAGCCAAGCAAGGATGAACCAAAAGTTTCTACTTTCCAACTTGTGAATTACTTCCTTTCCAATTCTCCATTTTTCCATGAAAGGTTTTACtgtacagcaaagaaaatggcaaCTCTTTACAGACTTTAAATACAACAGCACAAGtttattgcaaaaatatatagtaaactcagtattttcaagttttggaaaaaaataaattttatctcTGAATTCACCCATAGCAATAATTCACGACAGAGTTGCTGAAGATAAAAGCTTCTTTCGTATATAAACTAATTTAAAACTTTAGCTGGACTCCAATCTTCTACTAATAATCACCACTTTGGTTCTCTTAGCAGAGACTCTATGTAAGTAGTTCAAAAGACACATGAGAAATACAACATCAATATCCAACTAGTGTCAAAGATCCCATCCCAACTGGTTCATGTAATCCTAACAAATCAAGCTACTTAAACAATAATGAGTATTTTCAAGTTGTTACttctactgaaaatgttttaagtgtACTATGAAACTCATATGATGTTCGAGGTTAGCTATACTTGTGGCAAAAGTCTTATTCTGCACAGTTATAATTGCAATATATAAATAACTAAAGGTTATTCCACAAAGAACAGCTTGAATTTTACAGAACGATTCTGCTCATACTTAAAGGAATTAGTTCGGTAGACATATCAGCAATGGGCATAATTCAACTGTTCGTACAGCGagaatcttgaaaaaaaataaagatacataCACAAAACAATGAATCTGTGTACACTGAGAATTCATTCAATTGAAGGGTAAAATCAGGACTTTAAACAAAGCTTTGACCTGTAAACAAAGCAAATTCAGCCAGCTTTTAACCAAATCTAGAAATAGCTATCTATTTTACAATGGCTTGCAAGAGCACCCACTGAAGAGCTTCACTGACTTCATCTATTTCCCTTATCCGAAACTACGTAAAACCAATCTAGATTCCTTGATAAGCACTGTGTCCAGTATAGTTCACCAAACCTCTATGATGAAAAACAATCTGCCTACCTTCTCCACACATTTGTACGGGAAAATCCACTGCGCACGTATCCTTGCAGTGTTTCTTCTGTAATGGCTAACCCAGTGCTCTGTCTTATCAAAACAAGTCTGGTTTACAGTTTAAACAATCCACAGGTTCTATCCTGGAAATACTATAAAAACCAATCCGGATGCATTTATCACAGCACTATGAATATCTATTCTACAACTACTTCATATTAACAGCTACCCTAAAAcaagttttacttttcttgAGCCTATAGGCCGGTCATTTAAATCAACAACAGCTGCCATTGCTTCATCACGAGATTCAAATGCAACCATTGCTTCTCCTGTGGGCATGCCTTTCTCATTGTATTTTAAGCACACTGAACCAGGGATCACTTGGTAACCataaaagaaatccagaatTTCATCCACCGAAACAGTAAAGGGCATATTCTGCACTTTAATGACAGTTGGTCCTGGCTTCCCAGACCCTGTTCCAAAACCTGGGGGTCCGCTAATATGTATATTTCCCGGTCCAGGTCCAAACCCCGGAGGTCCACTTAAATGCCCAAGACCACCAGCAATTCCTGGAGGACCACCACCAAAACTGGGGGGTCCACTTAAACTGCCAGGACCATTACCAAAACTCTGAGGGCCCCCTCCAAAACCTGACGGTCCACTCAAACTACCAGGACCACCTGCAAAACCTGGGACCTCAATACCTGCACCGGGCAAACCGCTACTTGCAACTGCAGGTATTCCTGGTCTAGCATCAGGAAAGCCACCTAATCCAGGTGGCGGCAGAGGCGGACCAAATGTGCCAGACCCACTAAAGTTACCAGGGAAATTAAATGGAGGACCATTGTTTGCTTCTTTAGGATTCCCCCCCAAGAAGGCATGCTCCTCCGCAGCAGGGGCCTGTGCTCCGGGCACAGCTGCGTTTCCTTGTATTGgtattttcagtatctttttccCTTGAGACTGTGGGTTTCTCTCAATATCTCTCATTTCTTCTACAGTAATCAAACGTAAAACAACATCTCTTCCATTCAGCTTTTTACGGTGCAAACGCTCTGCCTTACGAGCATCATCTTCAGCTTTAAACTGAACCAGTGCTTGTCCTAAGCCTTGCCCGTTATTATCAACAAGAATTTGTACAGAGTTTTCTTCTACTGCCAGTCCCTCTAGAAACTGAAGGATTTCCATTTTTGTTATATTGTACGGAATATTAGATATATGTGCACACAATTTTGGCAAACCTGACTCTGCCTCAGCGTTCATGATGATTTCTCTCTGGTCATAGTTGAAGTTCTGCAATCTTTTACGAATCAGCTCTATCTTTTCTAACATTGCCTTTTTAGTAATTGGATGAACTTGAATAAAGCGATTCCCTATGTACTGCTtatgatgacacaaagctgctTTGTAATCAGCTTCATTTCTGAACTCGACAAAACCCTCTCCAATTGCCTTCCCATTAGGTCCATAAGCTATATAGATGCTGTCTTCAACTATAtccagctttttaaaaaaatctattacatGTTTGTTCTCCGATTCAAATGGAAGACCTttcaaataaacacagaaaccCTGTTCATGGGGAGATCTAGACCGTGACCTTTTCTGTCCACTAGGAGATTTAGACCTAGAATGagcctgtggaggaggagggtgtGGTTGCCCAGAGGGACCCATGGTTTGCTTGAAAGTTATGTGGCCTCCAGCAGCCACCCACTGTCTCTCTGTTGCAGGACTAACTTCAACATAGCGCTGAATCATCAGCATTCTGTTTCGCTTCAGTGCTTCAAACGTATCTTGAGGAGAAAAGAACTTAACTAGTCCATTTCCATTATTTCGACCTACATGATCCTTCAGCATATGGACTGCATCCACACGGAGCCCAAGGAAAAAGTCTTTCACATCAGATTCTGTTGCAGAAAAGGGCATTCCATGAACGCTGACATACAAATCATCTGGATTGATTGGAATTGGTTTGACACTATTTTGAGAATTCATCTGGATAGGATTTACAGGATTCATGGGACCAATAAACAATGGATTCAAGCCGCTGTTCATATTCACTGCTGCTCCAGACCCATTCATTCCAGTGGGTAAAGGTGCTACGGGTGGAGGATTCATAGGAGGCATTCCCGATATGGGAGGCATAGGTGTCATTGGGGGTACAGGGGGCACAGGGGGTATTGGGGGAACCGGAGGAACAGGAGGCAGTGTGGgcacaggaggaggaacagggaTTGGGGGAATAGAAGGCATTGGTGGCAAAGATGGCATAGCTGGAATAGGAGGGATTGGTGGAGGAGGTACTGTGTTCATTGGGGATGCTGTACTAGGTATAGTTGAGCTAAACGTTGGGCTACCAAAGGTACTCCCAAGGTTTGGAGGTGCAGTCCCCATACTGGCAGTAGAAAATGTGGATATGTTTTTATTGCTCTCATGCACAGTAGTAGAAGCTGTTACTACACTAGGAGAAGGGTTATTAAAGTTAGGTACAGTAGTGGGCAAGTTAACCCTTCCACTCATTCCAGAACTAGGTGGTGGTCCTGACCTGCTAGCATTTGCTGGTGGCATATCTAGATTGGCAGTTTCGAAACGCCTACGACTGAGTTCTATCATGTTTTGCATTTCGGTTTTACTGCTTAGTAATAGTGTTACTTTAGACCCTTTAATTGTA
Protein-coding sequences here:
- the RBM12 gene encoding RNA-binding protein 12 translates to MAVVIRLQGLPIVAGTMDIRHFFSGLIIPDGGVHIVGGELGEAFIVFATDEDARLGMMRTGGTIKGSKVTLLLSSKTEMQNMIELSRRRFETANLDMPPANASRSGPPPSSGMSGRVNLPTTVPNFNNPSPSVVTASTTVHESNKNISTFSTASMGTAPPNLGSTFGSPTFSSTIPSTASPMNTVPPPPIPPIPAMPSLPPMPSIPPIPVPPPVPTLPPVPPVPPIPPVPPVPPMTPMPPISGMPPMNPPPVAPLPTGMNGSGAAVNMNSGLNPLFIGPMNPVNPIQMNSQNSVKPIPINPDDLYVSVHGMPFSATESDVKDFFLGLRVDAVHMLKDHVGRNNGNGLVKFFSPQDTFEALKRNRMLMIQRYVEVSPATERQWVAAGGHITFKQTMGPSGQPHPPPPQAHSRSKSPSGQKRSRSRSPHEQGFCVYLKGLPFESENKHVIDFFKKLDIVEDSIYIAYGPNGKAIGEGFVEFRNEADYKAALCHHKQYIGNRFIQVHPITKKAMLEKIELIRKRLQNFNYDQREIIMNAEAESGLPKLCAHISNIPYNITKMEILQFLEGLAVEENSVQILVDNNGQGLGQALVQFKAEDDARKAERLHRKKLNGRDVVLRLITVEEMRDIERNPQSQGKKILKIPIQGNAAVPGAQAPAAEEHAFLGGNPKEANNGPPFNFPGNFSGSGTFGPPLPPPGLGGFPDARPGIPAVASSGLPGAGIEVPGFAGGPGSLSGPSGFGGGPQSFGNGPGSLSGPPSFGGGPPGIAGGLGHLSGPPGFGPGPGNIHISGPPGFGTGSGKPGPTVIKVQNMPFTVSVDEILDFFYGYQVIPGSVCLKYNEKGMPTGEAMVAFESRDEAMAAVVDLNDRPIGSRKVKLVLG